From a region of the Danio aesculapii chromosome 4, fDanAes4.1, whole genome shotgun sequence genome:
- the LOC130222085 gene encoding gastrula zinc finger protein XlCGF57.1-like — protein MAFIKVESEDLKIEETFTVKQEDLQEQTEETFRVKQEDLQEQTDLMVLKEETHQQNEMEEKQQKPQKIMTDEKPTLTKKTSSHGRPRKSKSGCNFSCKQCRKSFSQKSNLDVHMKVHTRKKPCTCKQCGKSFSNTGNLTVHMRIHTGERPYMCQQCGKSFYHAGNLAEHMRIHTGEKPYSCPQCGKSFKQNGTFKVHMRIHTREQPYSCEQCGKSFGQIQDFKTHMRIHTGEKPFSCKQCGKSFRKKPNLNVHMRVHTGEKPYTCKQCGKSFSQKQSFKTHMRIHTGERPFTCQQCGKNFHNSGNFAMHMRIHTGERPYTCQQCGKSFYNARSLALHMRIHTGEKPFSCKHCRKSFNLKQNLNVHMRVHTREKPYTCEQCGKSVGKKHDLEIHMRIHTGEKPYTCTECGKSFRCKNTLKYHMKTHTGEKHMDGHTGTIVFTCDQCGKSLTRKDSFNKHMKTHSDEDRFRCRECGKGFKHKRSLITHQKLHNGEQSPQK, from the exons atggcgtttattaaagtggagagtgaagacctgaagattgaagaaacattcacagtcaaacaggaagatctgcaggaacaaacagaagaaacattcagagtcaaacaggaagatctgcaggaacaaacag acctgATGGTactgaaagaagagactcatcaACAGAATGAAATGGAAGAGAAACAGCAGAAACCCCAAAAAATAATGACTGATGAAAAACCTACACTGACTAAAAAGACTTCATCACACGGAAGACCTCGGAAATCCAAATCTGGGTGTAATTTCAGCTGTAAACAGTGtagaaagagtttcagtcaaaagtCAAACCTTGATGTTCACATGAAAGTTCACACTAGGAAGAAACCTTGCACTTgcaaacagtgtggaaaaagcttcagTAATACAGGAAACTTAACcgtgcacatgagaattcacactggggagaggcCGTATatgtgccaacagtgtggaaaaagcttctatcATGCTGGAAACTTGGCAGAGCACATGAGAATTCATACCGGAGAGAAGCCTTactcttgccctcagtgtggaaagagttttaagcaaaatggcacctttaaagtccacatgagaattcacactagGGAGCAACCTTACAGctgcgaacagtgtggaaagagttttggtcaaATACAAGACTTTAaaacccacatgagaattcacaccggagagaagcctttcagctgtaaacagtgtggaaagagtttcagaaaAAAGCCAAACCTTaatgttcacatgagagttcacactggggagaaaccttacacctgcaaacagtgtggaaagagttttagtcaaaaacaaagctttaaaacccacatgagaattcacacaggAGAGAGGCCGTttacatgccaacagtgtggaaaaaacTTCCATAATTCAGGAAACTTTGCaatgcacatgagaattcacactggagaaaggcCCTACActtgccaacagtgtggaaaaagcttctataATGCAAGAAGCCTTGCactgcacatgagaattcacactggagagaagcctttcagctGTAAACATTGTAGAAAGAGTTTCAATCTAAAGCAGAACCTGaatgttcacatgagagttcacactagggagaaaccttacacctgtgaacagtgtggaaagagtgtTGGTAAAAAACACGACCTTGAGatccacatgaggatccacactggagagaaaccttacacatgcacagagtgtggtaaaagtttcagatgtaaaaacacactcaaataCCACATGAaaactcacaccggagagaagcacATGGATGGTCACACTGGAaccatagtgttcacatgtgatcagtgtggaaagagtctcacacGCAAAGACTCCTTTAACAAACACATGAAGACTCACTCAGATGAGGATCGTTTTAGATGCAGAGAGTGTGGAAAGggctttaaacataaaagaagcctcATCACTCACCAGAAGCTTCACAATGGAGAGCAGAGTCCTCAAAAATGA